The Oscillospiraceae bacterium DNA window CGTTGTACAGGGCCGGTTCCCGCAGTTCCTGATGCAACAACAGCACCGGTTCGTTGTACAAATACCCGGCGGAGTCGAAATACAGTCGTTTGATGTTTGTTTCAAAACTCTCAGAGGCTCTGATCTGCGCCAGATAATGCGGCGTCCCGCCCACACAGGCATACAATCGGAGTTTGTCTTCATAGCTGAATCCGCCGAGCATCCGACCCGCGTCGTAATAGTCAAAGCCCTCCAGCTTGATCTGCGCTGTGCGCCGGCCAAACAACGGACTCTTGTACCCCAGCACCTCCGTCTCCATGAACCCCATATGGCTGCCGCAGAGGATCAAAAACAACCCCGTATCTTTGAACACGTGATCGATGGCAATCTGCAGCACGGATTTCAGCGCGCGGTTGGCGGCCGCGGCGTAGGGGAACTCATCGAACGCAAACACAAAGCGCCGTTCCCTGGCCTTTTCCCCCAAAAACGCGAACGCGTCTTGCCATGTCCCAAACGCGCCTGCGCTGTCCGGAATGTCGAAGAATTGATAGATTTTTTTAGAAAACCGAGCGAGATTCATCGCATCGTTGGCCTCCTGCGCGGTAAATAGGAGCGCCGGTTTCCCCTTGGCAAACTCCGAGATCAACACGGTCTTCCCTATCCGCCGCCGCCCGTACAAGATCACCATCTGAAATCCCACTTCGCCATACAATCTCTCCAGTACGCTCAGTTCCGCTTCCCGTCCAACAAACATGGTGCACCTCGCTTTCTGCGCGGTTCTGTGTATACTCATGAGTATTATACTCATGAGTATATTTTATATCTGCCCGCCCCAACTGTCAAGCGCTGATTTTTCTCTGCAAAAACGCTCGCAAAACAGCCCTGCCGCGAGGCGCGCTGACTGTTTTGTGAGCGTTTGTTGTTTGTAAATACGTGCCGATTCGGCGCCGCATAGGTCGCATTTCAAATGAAAATGTATACGTTTCTGACACGTCAAAAACAAAAGTCTTCTTTTTTAGAATACTATAATTTCCTATCAAAGTCAATAGGTCAAAATGAATATTTTTGTGAATTCCATCCAGTTCTCAGCACAATGATTGGCGCAGGTGAGGCAAAACGGATCATCTTGAAAA harbors:
- a CDS encoding ATP-binding protein, whose protein sequence is MFVGREAELSVLERLYGEVGFQMVILYGRRRIGKTVLISEFAKGKPALLFTAQEANDAMNLARFSKKIYQFFDIPDSAGAFGTWQDAFAFLGEKARERRFVFAFDEFPYAAAANRALKSVLQIAIDHVFKDTGLFLILCGSHMGFMETEVLGYKSPLFGRRTAQIKLEGFDYYDAGRMLGGFSYEDKLRLYACVGGTPHYLAQIRASESFETNIKRLYFDSAGYLYNEPVLLLHQELREPALYNAIVSAIAGGASKLNEIATKIGEETAKVNKYLQTLVQLKILCKEYPFGENPRNSRKGLYRVADNCYHFWYRFVFFARPEIESGQGDIVADAEVFGERLSTYIGKPPFEQICLQYVRRMNRAGRLPFTATAFGAWWGRDPQTRAQTDIDVVAATRTEGKILLGECKWRNSPVRAEEIETLMAKEHLLDAYTDRYSYVFSKVSFSREVRKREGSRLTLVTTDMLFA